The window cgcacctgcgccccctTCCCTTCCTTGACCTGTCCGCATAAGCGGCCTCCTCTTCACTTCTGCGGGTCTGCACCTGCAGTTTCCTCACTACAGGTGCGAAACACTAGAAAACTCAGCAATTACCTAAGTCCCAATTTtaacccgttaagcatccgaaacacacccgaggcccacgggacctcactcaaacataccaacaagtattataacccaatacgaacttagtcgaaccatcaaatcacaccaaacaacatccaaaaacaaggattacacccggattcaagcctaacgaactactaaacttccaaattccacaaacgacgccgaaacctatcaaaccatgttcgattgacctcaaatcatgcacacaagtcatattaaatattacggacctattccaactttcggaatcggaatccgaccccgatatcaaaaagtccacttctggtcaaatttgccaaaaatccaacttttgctaattcaagcctaattctactatggacctccaaatcacattccggacacgcttctaagtccaaaattgcctaacagagctaacggaaccatcaaaattcaaatatgaggccgtttacacatatgtgaacatccggtcgacttttccaacttaagcttctccaaattaagagactaagtgtctcaattcactccgacatcactccggacccgaaacAACCAACCCGATAAATCATATAACAGCTGTAGAACTCAATAGAAGCAGAAAATGGGAAAATGGGGCTACAATACTTGAGgcgaccggccggatcattacatcctctccctcttaaacaaatattcgtcctcgaacgagtatagagacatacctgaagtggtgaaaagatgaggataactgctGTGCATATCGATcttggtgtcccaagtcacctccttgaccggctgacccctccactgaaccttcacagaagcaatgttctttgacctcagcttacaaacctgcctgtccaaaatagccactggctcctcaacgtaagatagatcattgtccaactggactgagctaaaatccaacacgtgagacggattgtcgtgatacttccggagcatagaaacactAGGTGAACTCCGCTAGACTaagaggtaaagcaagctcataagcaactccCCAACTagacgcaacacctcaaagggaccaatgaaccttgggctcagcttgccctttttcccgaaccttataacacccttcataagCGAAACccaaagcaagacccgctctccaaccatgaatgcaacatcgcaaaccttccgatctgcataactcttctgtctggactgggctgtgcgtagtctatcctgaatcaccttaaccttctccaaagcatcctgaaccaaataacctagcctctcctggctcgaaccaacccactggagaggAAACATGAAGGAACCAACCCactggtttctaacatgaatggcagtcaaatttctaaaagacaaagggaacatgtaattaacaataagctaatcgactttacagtctcacgggacaaaccaagtcataattctcccacggtgcacgcccacacgcccgtcaactAGTATGTGCATCACcttcaaaataatcacatcataccaaaatccggggtttcataccctcaggaccttatttaagactgttacttacctaaaaaccacgcaaaatcctactctgaaatgcctttgcccctagaatcagtctccaaatgcctcgaatctagccacaaccagtactatataattaatataggctaaaggaatcaattccacaagaaaacacaaaattataagccaaaatccaaaataggCTCGACCCGGTCCCTAGGCCatcgtctcgaaatccgacgaaagtcacaaaactcgaaagcccattcactcacaagtctaaccataccaaaattatcaaaatccgacaccatttggtcatccaaatcgccaaaattcactctccaatttccctagccctaaattcccaaatttcacctcaaagaCTCACCAATTATGTGAAACATCAGTGGAaaaacatcattattgaagataCATAGACGCAAGGAGCTTACCTCAGTAATCACTTCAAAATCCTTCACAAAATCCTCCAAAATCCGAGTTCAAAATAgtgaaaattgtgaaaaattttGAAGTCCCGTATTTAAATGTTCTGCCcaggcctttcgcacctgcggccttatTTCGGCACCTGCGGAACCTCTCCCGCCAAAcaatatccgcacctgcggaatccaCTAAAAACactaggctcgcacctgcgctccaggtctcGCAACTGCGGAGTCACTTCTGCGGTCCTtcgtccgcttctgtggaaatgCCCAAACATTTTCTTTTCGCATCTTCGGAccatcctcgcatctgcgggctcgcagatacgCATTATGTCTCGCACCTGCTCCCCCTGCCCTTTGTGGCCTTGCCCGCATCTCTGCGGCctccttttcgcttctgcgggtccgcacctgcgctctccccaccgcaggtgcgaaacactagaacaccagaaaactcaacaattaCCTAAGTCCCAATTtcaacccgttaagcatccgaaatacacccgaggtcctcgggatctcaatcaaacataccaacaagtcttatgacccaatacgaacttagtcaaaccctcaaatcacgccaaacaacatcaaaaatatgaattatatccagattcaagcctaatgaactactaaacttccaaatttcacaaacgacgccgaaacctatcaaaccacgtttgattgacctcaaattttgcacacaattcatattcaacattacggacctactccaactttcggaatcgaaatccaaccccgatatcaaaaagtccacttccggtcaaatttgccaaaaatccaactttcgacaattcaagcctaattctactacggacctccaaatcacatttcggacacgctcctaagtccaaaatcacctaacagagctaacagaatcatcaaaattaaaatccgaggccgtttacaTATATGTGAACATCCGatcgactttttcaacttaagcttccaattaagagactaagtatctcaattcactctgacatcactccggacccgaaccaaccaggTAAATCATATAATAGTTGTAGAATACAATAGAAGCAGAAAGTGAgaaaatggggctacaactctcgagacgaccggccgggtcgtcacaATTAACAAGTATTgttattgaacttaataggattgataaatcGACCATAACCCCAGAATCTTTATCTCCTCTGAGTAAAATCTAAAACACCTATTTGCATCCTTGATAAATTAGCTAATTACTTGTTCAATATTTGCAAAAGTAGTTTAGTCGATAAACATCATTGTTGATTATCTTAGACAGTTAATTAATTTTGGTTTGATTAGTTAACGATTCATCTAAATCTCTATGGGTTCGACAtctgactttcgagtcactttatttcTTGACGGCCACGTaaacttgcgtgtacttggggaactaATAAGTTTTTGGCAATGAAGATATCTGCAACTtgatcatgagacttcacatatttgagctcGACTTCCTTTTTGGAAATGCATTCTGTGATGAAGTGATACCTTGTATCTATATGCTTACTTCGATCATGATATACCTGATTCTTGGCAAGTGCCTGCGCGAATTTGTTGTCAATATAAATCTTTATGGCTTCAATTTGTGATAAATTGAGCTCGTTCAACAATCTTTTCAACCAAATAACATGACAGGTACATGATGTTGCTGCAATATATTCGGCTTCATAAGTCCATCACCACCATTATCTGCCATGATTTTCAACAAGAAACACCATGAACCTAGTAAGGAGCTCCATTAACCCATTAGATGAAACCTTATCACTCTCATCAATCATTTCCCCCTTGCAGGAAATCTCAAGAGATAGACACTCTCAAAGACGGAAAATTTAACCTTTGCAAAATCAAAGTTAAGATTTCCAATAATTTACAGGATAAAAAAATAATTCTTTGAAGAAAAGCGAATAGTTAAGCTTTCTAAGACGTGAAAGTGTGAGGTCTACGAAAAGTGAATTTTAACGGCTAAAGATGCACTGATCTTTAagattttccaacaaaattttcCAGCAAAATTCATTTTTTCACTGGTTAGGAGACGAGGGAAAGAGCCATGTTGTTCTATTTATCTGTTTGAAATAGTCGGAAAGGGGTTGGGCGGGGAAGGTTATGCGAAGTAAATAAAGAAGAGGGGGCTGGGGTGATGTCTGGCGACGGGATTAGAGCCACCGGTGGGTGGGAGACCGTGACAATTTGGGGACAgaggatttttttttgtttttttttattttttttctcaaaagaCTTTAAATTTTTTGTGCCCAGGGCAAGTATCTTTTTTTAATTGGACTATTTTTCTATGTCATGCGCGTGTATTCCACACAATATATTCTTTTGGATGATTAATATTTTTGTGTTTAATTGGTATAATTTGAAATGAGTTCTAGTGTCTAATAGGAAATATGTTAACTTTAAGTGTCCAAGTAAAAAGTGCTGCCAAATTCCGGTGCGtgtctatgtatttggccttttATCAAATCAAACTACTCTACATGGCATTAAAATTGATTAGGCGAAAAATGTGAATATTTAATTAGAACACAAAGTACATTTGTATTTTGTCAAATCAAATTATTTTACACGGCATTAGAATTGGTTCGGTGAAAAATGTGAAGTTTCAATTAATGAACACGAAGCACAATAGTATTTGTCAAATCAAATTATTTTATATGGCACTAAAAGTAGGTAGGCAAAAGTgtgaatttttattaattaatggGACACAACGTGCATTTGTGTCTTGCCAAATAAAATTACATTACATGGCACTAAACTGGTTAGGCAAAATATGTAAATTCTAATTGATTAATGGACACGATGCACATTGttgtttttttaaaatcaaattacTTTACATGGCATTAATATTGTTTTGGCAAAACATGTAGAATTTACATTAATGGGACACAAAGTGCATTGTTAAATTGAATTACATTATATGTCATAAAAACTAGGTAGGCGAAAAGTAtgaattttcattaattaatggGACACAATTTACATTGGTATTTTGCCAAATTAAATTAGATTACATGGCATTTAAACTGGTTAGGAGAAAAATATAAATTGTTATTGATTAATGGGACACGGCGTGTATTGGTATTTTGCCCAATCAAATTATTTTACATGGCATTAAATTTTATTTGGCgaaaaatgtgaaattttaattAATGGGACAGGAGGTATATTGGAGTTTGCAATAAATTATTTGTGATACAAAAATAAATtacaaccacaatataaatatGAAAAGACATAATTTTATTAATAAACTATGCGGGTATCATTTTGTTTCTCCCTTGATTCTTCTCTCCTGATTATCTCCGTGATTCGAGGGCTGGATTTGCATGTTCTCGAAGCAGGATGATGCGGACCTCTCGGAATTATTTGATATCCATGGAAGTCGATAATTGTGCAGATGTTCTTCTTGAAGTATTTGATTCTCAAGAAGAACATCTATAGATCACGACATTATTTTATGCCTTGATCTTTTTGTGAATATCCcaagaatttagaaaattttatgAGATGACCTCAATTTTTCGGATCTTTTCAAAAGGAATATGTAACCCTTTTTATAGGAGAACCTAGGGTTAGGgtagatgtaatgacccgaccggtcgttttgagcgtatTAGCCCCGGTCCCCTATTTACTGTATTCCTCGTATCTGTTtcttcttatgtgacttgccgggaggtcttgtttttgtttcgaagtgttttgggacacttagtccctaaaacggaagcttaaaccttaggattttgaccgtagtcggaatagtataagacgactccagaatggagttcagtcgatttcgttagctccgttgggtgattttgtacttaagAGCGTATtcagactgtgaatttgaggtctgtagctgattaagacttgaaatggtgaaagttgaattttcgaaagtttgaccgggggactgactttttgatatcggggtcggattccgattccagaagttagagtaggtccgtaatattgaagatgacttgtgtgcaaaatttgaggtcaatcgagcGTGGTTTTgtatgattcggcatcgtttgtagaattcggaagtttagaagttctttaggcttgaatccaggtGTAATCGGTGTTTGGTGTTTTTTTGagggattcgaaggttcgactaagttcgtattgggttatatgacttgttgtcacgtttggttgagatcccggggtcctcgggtagatttcgggtggttaacagacttgatttttgagttgatgaagcagctgaagagctgctgctactggtgtaaccgcacatgcagagtgggaaccgcaggtgcgagcatgcAAAAGCTTGGCATGAATCGTAGATGCGGGCAAGGCCATGAAGGacgggggtcgcaggtgcgaagaatttcccgcacctgcagtagcgcagatgcggacaagtggACGTAGGTGCGGGGGTAGCTAGGAGAGAGTGGCTCCGTAGAAGCAAGGCCAGGGCCGCAGATGcgtgttcgcaggtgcgaaacctggagcGTAAGTGCGGGCCCTGGAGGTGCAAGTGACTTCTGCAGAAGTGGCATTTTCACTGCAGCAGGTGCGACAATAGGTCCGCAGATatgaaaagtctgggcagaagaTTTAAAcgcaagggttcacgattttagtcttatttcaatattttagactcggacttaggcgattttggagaagattttcgaggtgattattgaggtaagcttcttgtactcattttGGATCATAAAACGTGTTTCGCCACTGATTTCTCCACCTAATTAatgagattttgaagtgaaatttggaggTTTAGGGCTTGAAatttggagagtggattttggatgaccaaatagtgttggattttgataaatttggtatggttagactcgtgagtgaatgggttttcgggtgttgtgacttttgtcggatttcgagacgtgggcccagaggctggtttgagccgatttcgaatttttggctatgatttagtacttttcttgtgaaattgatccctttagactttattgattgtattgtattacttctggctagattcgggacgtttggagactgATTTGAGGGGAAAATGCATTTCAACGTAaggatttgctcggtttgaggtaagtaacgctttcaaacttggttctgagggtttgaaaccccgtactatgtgctatacgattggtattgaggtgatacACATGCCAAGTGAAGGGCGTGCGAGCGtacaccgtgagaattgtggcctGATTGATTCCATGGCACTATATAGTGATTCTATCtggttgatatctgtgttttcatcATGCGATAAAGTAATTGaattgtcaatcatgctagatatcatatttaggctttatgccggtactgttgggacccctagtgatcgtttcttgctgtcatctcactgattttattgatattacgTGCTttgtcatgttcatgcatttcatattatatctcagtctcagttattatttattgatacatcatatcattgtttcgggctagtttttATGGTATTGTTAGCCCGTGagtaagactggagagattgatgattgagtgaggctgagatccttattatgagtgacagttatgggatcgggctgcacgccgcagcagttatactgattttatgataGCGTTTGGGccgtaggagcccctccggagtctgtaacacaccctaGAGAGCGCAGTTGATAtaattgagggatggatcttccctggatatggatcttgtccgaagtacttgatacctggagatggatcttctctacaaggctggattggccttcttcggtactgggtgacttatagtcagtgatgtatatgttccgggatggatcttccctgggccatatgggccatatacaatactgagtggttgagcatttgagagtgtgagcacttgAGGCtaacagcatggtgcatcacatacagcatgtgcattggcatgtagagatagaagagttatattctttacactgttcggaTCTGCTTCACTTTACTGCTTTGAGAtacctatttaatttgaaagcatgcctacgtttctgttcagttatttctattttatctgtactGGTTGAGTTCGTCattacctttcagtccaaagtttggactttttacttactgagttcgatgtactcacgttactccctgcacctcgtgtgtagatctagGCATTTTTGGTCACGACGACGGTTACTGATTGCGGCTTCAGACTTCGGAAACTACCAAGGTAGCTGCACggcattcgcaggccttgactctccttctttatcactagttgtattttcagtttatttctctagacactgtagtggactgtattctgatttagatgctcatgcactctgTGAAACCccggttttgggatggattgtatcgtattttggatatttctattttcaaaaaggctttcctaaattattaaattgcttccgtctttatgttcaaagatttttctgtgttgagatgttgagttgtggcttgcctagttccacgataggcgccatcacgactgttagattttgggtcgtgacagtagagTAGCCTCTAAGTTAGGGTTTTTATTTAGTAGCATCCATAtaaccctaatagactcctagAATTGCAAGTCCTATTGTAGtatcttgaatttcggatttaGCTTATTCGTTAACATTTCAATGTCTACAAttgatatttttcaaattaaattattttatatggCATTAAACTAGGTAGGCGAAAAGTatgaatttttattaattaatggGACACAACATACATTAATATTTTGATCAAATTACTTTATGTGGCTTTAGATTTGGTTAggtgaaaaatataaatttttattgaTTAATGGGACATGACATACATTGGTATTTTTTTCAAACCACATTACTTTGCATGGCATTAAAATTGGTTCTGGCcaaaaatatggatttttaattAATGGAACACGAAGTACATTGAAATTTGTCGAATCAAATTGCTTTATATAAAAAACAATTAGTTTATATGGAATTAAAACTAGGTACGTGAAAAGTATGAATTTTTGACACAATGTACATTGGTATTTTGCCAAATTAAATTACTTTACATGGCATTAAAACTGGTTAggctaaaaatataaatttttattgaTTAATTGACACGATGTACATTGATATTTTGCCAAATCAAATTAATTTACATGGCATTAAATTTATTTGGCAAAAAATGTAAATTTTTAATTAGTGGGACATGAAGTACATTAGTATttgttaaattaaattattttatatggCATTAAAACTAGATAGGCAAAAAGTatgaatttttattaattaatggGACACACCATACATTGATATTTTGCCAAATCAAATTACTTTATGTGGCATTAAATTTGGTTAcgcgaaaaatataaaattttattgaTTAATGGGACACCACATACATTAGTATTTTGTCAAATTAAAAACACAAAACGTTGTATAGCCTTACCCTTTTTGTGTGTGCTTAATACTGTAATCAGGGGCTCTCTCCCTTTAATCTCCTAGCACTTTATGCGTACGTCTATGTTAGTATAGCTAAGGCTTTGCCGAACGCTATAAACTGTAAAGAAGTAGGTATGTCTATTACTCGTTGAATACCTCTTGCACATGTATTTTGCCTTTGACTTTGATAAGTAGAGGTTCAACCTAACCCCCACCTAAAGGTAGCTTTTGACTTTGATATATGAAGTATTAGGTTTCGTGAATGGACGTGAGTGGGAAATGGAAGAGGTAGTTTTTGAATGCACCTCTTTATCTCACCCTTTCATTGCCTATAAATTTAGAGGATTAgcctcaattttcagatatggaAAATCTGAAAACTTCTCCCATTTTTTCTACATTGTTGCATTATTTTCCAAATAAACATAAGTATCAAGTGTGATTTGCTCTATTTGTTGAGTTTGCTGAAGTTCTGCGATTTGTAGTAccgctatcacagaatagttattccgttctatcATGGGAGGAGTTAATCCAAAACCCTGGGCAACAATAAATGAAAAAGGGTTAGACTTTCTCCGCCACGCACCGCCGCATTGCACCGTCGGATGGAGTCAATTCGGCGCGTACGACTGGCCAACAGGAAGCAAACATCTAGGAGAACCAAGCTGGGGATCTCAATCAAACAAAAAATTCTTATGCTATGACTATTACTACATAAACTCTGACGCCTACCCCCCAATATGAGACACCTAGGGAATCAGTAATCGCCAGGCATACCACCCATAATGGAATGCTAGCAGAAATTTTCAAAGCCAAAGATTACTACGGAATCATGGCAATTGTGGGTCGATTCTTGAAACCCTGGCCCCAAATTGAAAAACTTAGGTCTACCTTCAGAGAAAGATTCCTAGTAAAAGGTAGAGCCAAAATTGTTGTTTACGATAGTTATAATGTCTTTCTTGGCTTCACAAATGAGGATGATTTCAACTCCATCTCGTATAGAAGAGTTGTAGAAATCGATGCCCTTCAAATTTGGCTGCAAAAGTGTATTCCGGACTTCAAGCCGAGCGTAGACATCCCAATAGTTTAGGTATGGACTTTACTTCCTGGACTCCCTTTTAACATGCATAATTGGCATTATGCTAAACAAATTTGTAGTGAAATTGGAACCCCTTTGGCGCTGGATGTTGCGATTGGTGGTAAAACGAGACCGAGTATGGAAAAAGTTAGAGTGGAGATAGATCTTCTTAAACCTCTTGTTAAGAGTGTGTTTGTTAGATCTAAAACAGGGGAAACAGATAAGAAAGAGAAGTTGATAAACGAGGATGGGCATAACAGTGGAgtccaaaaagaggaaaaagaaggGCAAGGAAAGAAAAAACAGGAGAAACATCTAGCTTTGGAAGAAAACAAGAAGGCTATTACTACTCAAAGTCAGAACAAAGGCAAGGAAAAAAGAAGCAAATGTGATTATACTAATGAGGAAAGACAAGTGAAGACACAACATAGATTGGAGACTACTCAAGGACACTACATTCCGGAGAATAAAGAGGGAAACCAAACCTCCATTAAGGGTAGAACAAACAAGAGAAATAAGAAGAATAAGAGTAAGCAAAAGAAGATGAAAAAGAGCAAAGTAATTTTCAAACGTGCTCAATTTCAAAGAAATACCAAACAAGATACTAGTTCTAGTAACTCTACCAATCAGGAGCAGACAATATAAAGAGGGAACAAGGAGACTAATAACAGTTACAATTAAGAAAGACAAGAG is drawn from Nicotiana tomentosiformis chromosome 12, ASM39032v3, whole genome shotgun sequence and contains these coding sequences:
- the LOC138903392 gene encoding uncharacterized protein gives rise to the protein MHNWHYAKQICSEIGTPLALDVAIGGKTRPSMEKVRVEIDLLKPLVKSVFVRSKTGETDKKEKLINEDGHNSGVQKEEKEGQGKKKQEKHLALEENKKAITTQSQNKGKEKRSKCDYTNEERQVKTQHRLETTQGHYIPENKEGNQTSIKGRTNKRNKKNKSKQKKMKKSKVIFKRAQFQRNTKQDTSSSNSTNQEQTI